In Heteronotia binoei isolate CCM8104 ecotype False Entrance Well chromosome 5, APGP_CSIRO_Hbin_v1, whole genome shotgun sequence, the DNA window agagcagttcctcagtggaacaggcttcctcgggaggtggtgggctctccttccttggaggtttttcaacagaggctagatggccatctgacagcaatgaagatcctgtgaatttagggggaggggtttgtgagtttcctgtattgtgcaggtggttggactagatgaccctagaggtctctttaTGATTCTAGGAAAGCCTAAAAAGGACAATTAAAAAGGAATGACAGAAACAGCAGAGAGAGGAACTGAATGCATTGCAAACCAATGAAAACCCATTCAGAAAATGAAATGGAAGCCTAGTAATTCAATTGTAATGCATCCAGATCTACAGTCGTGCAAATGCCTGTGTTGTTTGATGCTAAGGGATAAGGAGAGATCTTCAAGGGAGTTCTCTCATTCTTAGGTTTCATGGTCCATAATCCTTTCCTCCAACTTTGCCTTCCTATGAGGAAGTCCTGCCTTGCCCAGCCATCTTTAACACCCGTCAGTTCAGGCCAGGAGACTTGTTGAGGTGATCTGGCCATACGGTCTCACGACCTAGTAATTCGGCCTTGAGTCAGAGATGTTCTTAAACACTGCTGATGAGCCCCTTCACCAGGGAGCCGGCAAAAAGCCACGGATCACAGTGCGGACGAGAGAATGGAGCAAACTCTTGTTCTGCTGGCATGTGGAGACTGCCTGAGGAGCGACTAGGACAGGGCAGTTGTACCGTGGCAGATCAATTTATGCAGGATGAGAAAAACAATCCAAAACAAATAAACGTATTTGTGATGCTGTTTTATTTGCGGACAAATCCTGCCCTGCTTTGCAGGTTGCACCCATTTCATGATCCTTTTGTGCAAGAGCAGAGATGACCCTCCTTGGAATATACGCAGGAACAGCCCAAGGGCACATAGCGCCCTAGGCAAACTGACCGcccaccaacccccccccacagcaccacGGTGCTGCACcctcacctcctccctcccccatgccgcctgctccctccctcctccctccctccgcctcctccctcccccacgccgcctgctccctccctcccctcatgtCAATTTCAACGCCAGAGAACCCGCGGTCAAATGCCACTCTCCCCGGCTATCTAAAGGTGCGCTCCCCCCCTGACTGGCGGGTAAAACTGTGCGCTGACTGGCGGGTAAAACTGTGGCACCTTCACTGTCCATGCccagggcaggccagcagcagcgggAAGGGCAAAGTCTGAAAGTAAGTCACCCGTGCTGCCTACTTTCCACTTCCTGGATCGGAAGGAAGTGGGAAACAGGCAGCGTTTAGATAGCCGGGGAGAGCGCCGTTCGAATGCGagttcccaggcattgaaattgacatgggggggggggaggtggctggggagcaggcaaactaggcatttgcttagggggaggggggaaggccgaATTCAGTGCCCTGCCAGTACCCTAAGCAACTGCCAAGTTTGcgagtgggcgagccagccctgaatATACATAATGTTTAACTAGAGCTCAGAAACAtcccttccctgccccaaacacacACGAAAGCTTCCTTCTGACATGTGGGCCTTTTTTCATGTCTTGGAGATCAATCCCatctcttcctttccctcccaggTCAGTTATGGGTTTGTTTCGCACATTCTTAACGATCCGGTTcggtttccttttttctttcggATGGTTCCGAAAGAGGAGCAGCACTACCTGGGAGTTGTCAGACTGCTGGTGCATTTCGGATGGACGTGGATCGGTCTCATCGCGTCAGACACTGAGAATGGAGAACAGTTCCTGAGAGTCTTTCCTCCTCTGGCCAGCAGGAGTGGGGTTTGTGTGGCCTTCTCACTGACTTTCCCAACTGTAAACATATTCACAAGAAAGACAGAAGAATTGTTCTTGTCGTCGGATGCATTTCGCTTGTGGAGGGAGGTCAATGTATTTGTTTTTTATGGGGAGACGCAAGTTTTGGTCGATATATTTTTCTGTATACAAACACTAGCTGAAAAGTGGATCAATCCCCCTGTGGGGAAAGTCTGGATCACCacggccttgtgggacctcacctTCTCTTTTTGGAAACCACAATTAACTTCTGATCAACTCTATGGCTTCTTTTCCTTTTCAATGCAGACAATCAAAACGATAGAATTTCTCACTTACGCAATGTTGTACTCCTCTATCGAGCAGTTTTGGGAGCAATCATTCCATTGCGTGTATTCAAAGCCCGCTTTGTCTGTGAAAGGCCAAGTCAgctgtgcagagagagagaatctgGAGGACCTTCCCCAGGATATGATCGAAACGATCCTTTTGCGAGACAGCTATCTGACGTTCCATGCTGTCCACGCTGTGGCACGGGCCTTACACGCCACTTACTCAACAAGATCCAAGCAGGTATTCAGCAGGGGCAGCTTGAGACCCCGCCCTCTACAGCCCTGGCAGGTATTCCTTTCTCCACATCAATATTAGCAATTAAAACAGTCTTAGCATTTTGTAGTCAGATGTTGGTACGGCCTCAGAGGTAACTGTCTCCAGGCCCAGACCCCTCTCAAGAGCTGCTTCTGACAGAGCTCAAGATCCAAGCAGATCTTTGGCAGGAACAGCTTGGGATGCCTCatggtacagtttggtgtagtggttaagtgcacggactcttatctgggagaaccgggtttgattccccactcctccacttgcagctgttggaatggtcttgagtcagccatagctctcgtaggtgttgtccttgaaagggcagctgctgtaagagctatcagtgccacctacctcacagggtgcgtgttgtggggggaggtaaagaagattatagaccgctctgagacccaaagtatagagcgggatataaatccattatcgtcttcttcttctacagcacTGGTAGGTGTTCAGCAATTAAAtattctttaatgttcttatcatcctaataataataataaaaataaggggtacaacttatttaaaaaggacaggcaaatgagaaagggtggaggcgtagcagtatatgtgaaggaggtatatacttgtgaggaaatatgtgaatctgagcatggcagctcagttgagagtctctgggtaaaaataaaaggagtgagAAATAActgtgatattattgtgggggtctgctatagaccaccaagtcagtcagaggacttggatgagatacttctacagcagattgcaaagttctccaagagaaaggatacagtgatcatgggagatttcaattacccagacatctgttagaagtccaactctgctaaaaatgaaaagtcaaatagattcctgacttgtcttgctgacaacttccttttccagaaagtgaagacagaaacaaagggatctgctatcttggatttgattctcaccaacaaggaaggattgaagaagtagaaatagtgggcaccctgggcagtagtgaccatgtaaatttggaatttacagtcttagggaagggataagctatacgtagtcagacttataggttggacttcagaaaggcaaactttgataaacttagaactatgctgagtaaaaccccatggtcagaaatacttaggaggaagggggttcaggaggggtgggagtttcttaaaagtgaaatactgaaagcgcaatcacagacgattcctatgaaaagaaaaaatgggaaaagtctaaagaagccgaagtggctccattaacagctctctaaagacttgagaaataaaaaagactcctttaggaattggaagagggccttataaccaaggatgaatataaacaaatcaccagcgcttgtagagaaaaagttaggaaagctaaagctcagtatgagcttaggttggccaaagatgctaaaaacaacaaaaaaaggttcttttcttatgttcagagtaagaaaaagagcaaggacatggtaggcccattgcgagggcaagaaagtgaaattgtaacaggtaatgaagagagggcggaactgctcaattcctacttttccttagtcttctcttctgagggaaatggtgctcaacatggcaaaaacggaacatataaggagggtatgaagttccaacctaggataagcataggggtagtacataaacacctagtttctttaaatgaaactaagtcctcagggccagatgaattgcatcacaaacacttcccccaaaattcacaggatcttcattgctgtcagatggccatctagcctctgttgaaaaatttccaaggaaggagagcccaccacctcccaaggaagcctgttccactgaggaactactcaaacggtcaggaagttcttcctaatgttgagccagaaactcttgatttaatttcattctTAGGCGAACTGACCACTTTGTCTTCCTTATCCAGTTATTCAGATTATTATCCCTTTAGTTTCTTCAgggttttcattttgaaaaaTTCTCCCTTGCCCATCATTCTCATCATACAAGCCCTTTCAATTTCCTGTTCCAACTTTACGATGCATGTAAACTTTACGATACACAAAGGGGTGAGTCTGGGTGTTgacagcatatatatatatatatgaacatatgaagctgccttatactgaatcagaccctcggtctatcaaagtcagtattgtcttctcagactggcagcggctctccagggtctcaagctgaggtttttcacacctttttgccaggaccctcttttggagatgccgaggattgaacctgggaccttctgcttcccaagcagatgctctaccactgagccaccgtccctccccatatgctAAGTCAACAACCAGACTCACCCCTACATGTATTGTAAAGTTGGAACAGGAAATTGAAGTAATAAGTTCAGTAATATTATTGAAGTAATAAGTTCTTATTACTTATAAATACGAATAATTTATTTCGGGGGTATATTTTCAGCTCGGGAAGATTGAAATGCAAACCCCTAAGAGCCATGCTTCTTGCTGCAACTGGTATGCCTCCAACAACATCAGTTTGATGCAAAGTCAGGGGGTTTTTGCACATGAGCTGCAGACTTTAGGAGTCTGTCGTAAGACATGGAGGAAGTAAGGCAAACTCCCAAATACTTTTAGGCCCTCTTTGAATGGGCAAAACGTTCAGTTTAGCTTATTCGATTCGATTCAAAACTTCAGTGAAGCTAGAAGACGTGACCGTAAAAGATTAGTATTCCAATTGAACTGTGCTGAAAAATCCACTCTCTTTGACTAATTTCTAAGTGCCTtaattttctctttccttttagcTTCATGCTTTCCTGAGGAACATCCCACTGTACAATACTTCCAAGGGTGAAGTGTACTTGGATGAGAACAGGGACGTTGCAGTAGATTTTGACATTGAGCAGTGGGTGGGATTTCCCAATCACTCCCACGGGGGAGTGAAAGTGGGGACTGCGGAGAGACAGTCATCTGGAGAGCCCAAAATCACCATTCACCAGAAGGCTATTATGTGGCCCAAGAGGTTAAACCAGGTGGGGAAATCTACTGATTTCATAGCCTTTTCTTGATCACTTTCTGTGATCATGTAAATGAATGTATTTGTTTGTTCTAGCTGAGgtatattgaaataaataaaaaacagacTTCAATATGGGAcaatgcagaagaagaaaaagaagaattgcatatttataccctgcacttctctctgaatcagtgactcagagcggcttacgatctcctatatcttctccccccacaacagacaccctgtgaggtgggtggggctggagagagctctcacaacagttgcccttgcaaggacagaggctcagagcggctcacaatctcctttaccttcctcccccacaacagacaccctgtgaggtgggtggggctgagagggctctcccagcagctgccctttcaaggacaacctctgccagagctatggctgacccaaggccgttccagcaggtgcaagtggaggagtggggaatcaaacccggttctcccagataagagtccgcacacttaaccactacaccaaactggctctcccaagagATTTGCACAGTGATAATTGTGGTACTAGGGCCGGTCTCGGCGTATTGGTTTCCACTCCTGAAAGGCATGTTTTCTAGCTCAGGCCAAGCTTTTATGACTGTGTAAAGGCAAAAGTCATAGCTCCTTGTTCTTCACTCCATCCCTATCCTATCCAATCCCAGAGCTTCATACTGTGTCCAGTAACAGGGGCTGCCTCCCACATCTGAAAATCCCCCTGAAGATCACATCTGAGGCCAGTTCAGACACGATCCACGGTGGCTCATTAGACTTGGTTAAATCCAGCATGTCCTGAACAACAGACAGGAACAACTCTTACAGGATCCAACTCAGAAtcagggttaccaatctccagatagggccttgagatctcccaaAGATATGCCAGATCACCAGAataaagagatcagctcccacGGATAAACTGGAGAGCAGACAGAAAGGCATTATTGTATgctactttcctgccttttccagacTTCACTTccgatagatagacagacagacagacagacagacagacagacagacagacagacagacagacagacagacagatagatagatagatagatagatagatagatagatagatagatagatagatagatagatagatagatagatagatagatagatagatagatactccCAACCCATAGTTTGGAAACCCACATCATATGGAAGAATCTCTAGTTGATTGGACCATCAAACTTGCACCTTCCACCAAGGTGGAAATTTCTCAGCCAAGATTCTGTAAACCATCTACCTTCTAcgaaccaaagggtgattaacttgtggaattcactgccacaggaggtggtgacggccacaagtatagctaccttcaagaggggtttagataaaaatatggagcacaggtccatcagtggctattagccacagtgtgtgtgtatatataaaaatttttgccactgtgtgacacagagtgttggactggatgggccgttggcctgatccaacatggcttctcttatgttcttatgttctaacctagagaaattcatagaatcatagagctggaagggacctctagggtcatctagtccaacccctaaaTTATGTCTCCTTTGCTCATGCCTAGAAGGTCTAGCATCCAGGACCTGAGATGGACACTCCACAGCCTCCCATCTTGTATATTAAGTCCACAGATCCTTCGTTTACCACCTCCACTG includes these proteins:
- the LOC132571703 gene encoding vomeronasal type-2 receptor 26-like; this encodes MAGDKEEPLLAATTPRREEYNNSITRQYNRQYNNTGLLYVLEKKQVGCTNFERNSEYEKNIHCLFGKKPSCFLAGVYGEINPTTNCVSILAFLFAIRDINRNPRLLPNVTLGYNIYDNYGDARLSYDGLFYLLSSGQNNIPNYHFGREKTLLAVVERDESEISIQISHLMGIFKIPQVSYGFVSHILNDPVRFPFFFRMVPKEEQHYLGVVRLLVHFGWTWIGLIASDTENGEQFLRVFPPLASRSGVCVAFSLTFPTVNIFTRKTEELFLSSDAFRLWREVNVFVFYGETQVLVDIFFCIQTLAEKWINPPVGKVWITTALWDLTFSFWKPQLTSDQLYGFFSFSMQTIKTIEFLTYAMLYSSIEQFWEQSFHCVYSKPALSVKGQVSCAERENLEDLPQDMIETILLRDSYLTFHAVHAVARALHATYSTRSKQVFSRGSLRPRPLQPWQLHAFLRNIPLYNTSKGEVYLDENRDVAVDFDIEQWVGFPNHSHGGVKVGTAERQSSGEPKITIHQKAIMWPKRLNQVGKSTDFIAFS